One genomic region from Euzebya tangerina encodes:
- a CDS encoding ABC transporter permease, whose translation MTTELIRQLRRRRTLFGLLGIASVPVLLALAFYFTSGDGGGGGGGDPTGLFDLARQSGLNFTIMSVAAVSPFLLLSVIALFTGDTVSSEAGWSSLRYLLTRPVNRSRLLGRKLVVGLQLSVLAAVVMTISAAVCGLIAFGGGGMITPFGNLAVAEAVGRIVLILAYILWSAAWVACLAFALSTVTDEPVGAVAGTIVIVIVVQILDNITALGSIRDYLPVHEANAWLGLLADPPRYADLVRGMWLQVPYIIVILGLAWRHFLRKDVLS comes from the coding sequence ATGACGACCGAGTTGATCCGACAACTCCGCCGTCGACGCACCCTCTTCGGCCTGCTCGGCATCGCCAGCGTCCCGGTCCTCCTGGCGCTCGCGTTCTACTTCACCTCCGGCGACGGCGGCGGAGGGGGCGGCGGGGACCCCACCGGCCTGTTCGACCTGGCCCGGCAGTCGGGCCTGAACTTCACCATCATGAGCGTCGCGGCGGTCAGCCCGTTCCTGCTGCTCTCCGTCATCGCGCTGTTCACTGGGGACACGGTCTCGAGCGAGGCCGGCTGGTCGTCGCTGCGGTACCTGCTGACGCGGCCGGTCAACCGGTCCCGGCTGCTCGGCCGCAAGCTGGTCGTGGGCCTCCAACTCTCGGTCTTGGCGGCGGTGGTGATGACCATCTCGGCGGCCGTCTGTGGGCTGATCGCGTTCGGCGGCGGCGGCATGATCACCCCCTTCGGCAATCTGGCCGTCGCTGAGGCCGTTGGCCGGATCGTGCTGATCCTGGCCTACATCCTGTGGTCAGCGGCCTGGGTGGCCTGTCTGGCCTTCGCGCTCTCGACCGTGACCGACGAGCCGGTCGGCGCCGTCGCCGGGACCATCGTGATCGTCATCGTGGTGCAGATCCTCGACAACATCACGGCATTGGGGTCGATCAGGGACTACCTGCCCGTCCACGAGGCGAACGCGTGGCTGGGCCTGCTGGCCGACCCTCCCCGGTACGCCGACCTGGTGCGTGGGATGTGGCTGCAGGTGCCCTACATCATCGTGATCCTGGGGCTGGCCTGGCGCCACTTCCTCCGCAAGGACGTCCTCAGCTGA